The Acidobacteriota bacterium region CCATTTCGATTCTGACCGCGCTGTCCACGATCAGCCTGCGCGACTTACTTGCGGGGAAGCTGGACGCCAATATGTACATCCAGCCGGGCGACATCATCAGCGTTCCGGAGGCCGACCAGATTTATGTCACCGGGGCGGTGAATCGTCCGGGAGCATACGCCCTGACGACCAAGATTACTTTGACGCAGGCCATTGGGCTTGCGGGCGGCGTCAACATGGAAGGCGCAAAAAATCGTGTACGGTTAGTACGTCAAGATCCGAATTCTGACAAACGTTCCGAAGTGGTTTATAACCTTGGCGACATCACCAAACGAAAAATCGAAGACATCGTGTTGTTGCCAAATGACATTATCGAAGTGCCGAATTCCGTGATGCGCGCTGCTTCGCGAAATATGCTGGGCGTCAGCATCAGCATGCTCAGCGCGCTGCCTTATTTCATCATTCGGTAACGAAAGCGGTAGCAGGAGAAGAGGCTTTCTTTGATAGTTGGAAAGCATAACGCCGGGATTTTTTATGCATGAAGAAACCAAAAATAAATTGATGACGACTGAAGAAGCTGCGGCGTTGATGGATTTACGACGTGATTATGTATACGGTCGCGGCGTAACCGTTGAAACTGAACAAACGCATTTGCGCGATTACTGGCGCATCATCCGCCGCCGGTTGTGGGTTCCAATTAGCGTGGTCATTGTCACCGTCACGCTGGCGACGATTTACAATCTTCGCTTGCCCAACATTTATGAAGGGGTCACCCAGGTTTTGTTGGAACGCGAAGACCGCGTCGTGAATCTGAAGGACTTGCAGGTCAACATGTCCGGCGATGACGCCCAATACATCAACACCCAACTGAAAATCATGCAAAGCCCGGACGTCGCGTTTCTGGTGGCCAAATCGCTCGATCTGGAACACAACAGCGATTTTCTGCCCGGGTATCATTCCGTTAAACAAGGTGCGCAAACGCCGGAAGCGCTGGATGTCACCAATGGGGAAGGCGATGATCAGGCTGCAAAGCAGCGCCTGGAAGGATTGACCGATGTGTTGCTGGCCAACGTGGACGTGAAGCCGGAACGGGAAACCCGCTTGGTCAACATTTCCTATCGCCATACGAACAAGGATTTGGCGCGAAAAATCGCTGACACATGGGCGGAAGCCTACAAAACCAACAGCTTCAACATCCGGGAAAACTCCAATAAAGATGCCAACGTGTTTTTGGAAAAGAATATTGCCGCTTACAAACTCAAAGTCCAAGAAGCGGAAGAGAAGCTGCTCAATTATCGCCGCAACAACCAGATTTTGGATTTTGGCGAAAAAGAGAACACGGTTTCCGAGCGACTGGTTGCGCTCAACCAGTTGCTGTTGCAGGCCGAAACCGACCGGAAAAATTCGCAACTGGCTTACGATATGAGCCGAAGCGTCGCGGATGTGACCACGATTCCAGAAGTGCAGCGGGATCCTGTTGTGCAGGAACTCAACAAAAAGATCACCGAATTGCGCCAGCAACGGGAACAATTGCTGGTCGAATTTACGCCGGAATGGCCGGATGTGAAAAAGGTTGAACAACAGCTTGCCCGATTGGAAGGCGAATTGCGCGCATCGCACCAACGGATTTTGACTACGCTCGAAAATCAATACCGCACGACCATGCAAAAGGAAGATTCGCTGCGGAAATCGTTTGCGCAGCAACGCGCCGAAACCCTGCAACAAAACGAAGGCGCAATCACGGCCAAAATGCTCCAGCAGGAAATAGATACCAATCGGCACATGCTGAATAATCTATTTGATAGCCAGCAGGGCGTTGCCGTGTCGGCCGCCGGTTTGCTGAAACCCACGGTTCGCATCACAAAAAACTCTCCCTTGCCGCGCGCTCCCGTTGCGCCGAAACGCGCGCAAAATATACTGCTTGCAGCATTGCTTGCGCTGTTGGGGGGGATCGGGCTGGTTCTGTTTCTGGATTACATCAACAACAAGATCGAATCCGTGGAAGACATTGATCGGTACATGCGATTGCCCGCGCTGGGCGTGATTCCGGTTTTACAGGGAACCGGCAAGACAAAACGGTTATTGGGCGGCAAAGCTGGGAAAGAACTTGCCCCGGCAGGCATCAATAACGGTTCCGTGATTTTGACCCAGGTCGAGGCGAACTCGTCCATCGCCGAAAGTTACCGTCAACTGCGTACAGCGTTGCTGCTTTCTTCGGCGGGGCATGCTCCGCGCACGTTGTTGATTACCAGCAGCCAGCCTGCGGAAGGCAAAACGACGACCAGCGTCAACACGGCAATCTCTCTGGCGCAAACCGGCGCTTCGGTGTTGATTGTGGACGCGGATTTGCGGCGTCCGCGCGTGCATAAGATTTTCGGCCTGAAAAACAATGCCGGCTTGAGCAATTACTTGGCGGGCGACGGCGAATTGGCTTCGTTGGTGCAAATCGCCATGCCGAACCTGTATGTGTTGCCTGTCGGCCCGTTGCCGCCCAATCCGGCGGAATTGCTCGGTTCGGCCAAGATGAAAAACCTGGTCGAAATCCTCTCCACGAACTTCGATTATCTCGTCATTGATTCCCCGCCTGTGTCTTCCTTTGCCGACAGCTTGATCCTGTCTTCCCTGGTGGAAGGCGTCATCATTGTCGTCAAAGGCGGAGTCACTCCGCGCGAAATGGCTCAGCGTACCAAAGCGCATTTGCAATCCGTCGGCGCAAAAATCCTGGGCGTTGTCATCAACCAGATCAAATTGCAGCCGCACGATTACTATTATTATTCGACGTATTACAGCCGGTATTATTACGGCAATGGAAACGGCGAAGGCGCCGCCGAAAACGGGAGCGCTTAACGGCAAGTCATTTCTTCAATTCGGTCGAATCCAGGTCCTCATGCTGAAGCGCGAACAAATTACTGCAACGGAAATTTCCGTCGTCATTCCGGTTCACAATCGGTTGCATGATTTGCAGATCGTTTTGCGCGCACTTTCCTTGCAGGATTTCCCAAAAGAAAAATTCGAAGTGATTTTGTGTGACGACGGTTCCACCGAAGCCATCTCAAGTTGCGTGGGATGGGCCGAAAATTTGGGTCTGAACCTGTCTTACTTCCGGCAGGAAAAACGTGGCCCGGCTTCGGCCAGAAACCTCGGCATACGGCGGGCCGCCGGAAAAATCATTGCGATGACAGATAACGACACCTTGCCCGACCGCGCCTGGCTGCGCCAGTTGGATGCTGCGTTGGCCGAAGCGCCCGAAGCCGTTGGTGTCGAAGGAAGAGTTTGCGCGCCGAACGAACTGGAGTTTTTCCCCTTAGGCGAAGGGCCAATCAACAAATCCGGCAACGTGTATCTGACCTGCAACTGCGCTTACCGCCGAGAAGCCTTGGTTCAAGCAGGCGGTTTTGATGAAACCTTTCCTTATCCAGCGTACGAAGACACTGATCTTGCCTCGCAACTGCAACAATTTGGCCCAATCCTGTGGCAACCCGATGCCGTGGTGTATCACCCGCAACGACCGCTGACTTTGCGCGCCGTGCTGAAAAAACTGACGCATTGGGAATATGTGTTGATCACTGCGTTCCGATATGGATATTTCGCCTGGCCGCAATATCCGACAAAACATCCGCGAATTCGCGCGATTGCGCTTTCCGTAATTGCTTTGCCGTTGTCCAAACTGAAAGATGCAATGCGCTGTGCCGTGGCGTTTCCCGCCGCCGCCGCGAAGTTATTTGTCTTTGGAATTGCGGAATGTCTTGGCGCATTGGTTCTGGTTGTGCCCAAAGCCTTGTTTATAAACTTTCGCTCCAAAGCCATCCGAGGTCGGTATCTGGACTGAAAAATATCGAAGCAGAGTTGTGACATTAATGCCGTTACGGAATCAGCCTCTGGTTTTCATCGTTCTGCTGAATTACAAAACCGCTGCAGTGACTCGGCGCTGCCTGCTGGCGCTAAAACGGTTGACGTATTCCAACTATCGCATTCTGGTGCTGGACAACGATTCCGAAGACGGCTCTTTCCACGATCTAGCGAAGGAGTTTCCGAATCTGACGGTCATTCAAACCGGCGCAAACTGGGGATATGCGGGTGGAAACAATCTGGGAATCGAATACGCCGCCGCCCAGGGAGCGGAGTTTGTTCTGATCCTGAACCCGGACACGACGCTGGCCAATCCTGTGTTTCTGGATGAGTTGGTTGCTTACCTACAACAACATCCGCGCGTCGGCATTGCCGGGCCGAAAGTGTTTTTTCAAGATACTGACAACATTCAAAACACCGTTCTGTTTCCGCCAGGATTTTGGCGAAATGCCGTCAACTGGTGTGCTTACAGAATCGCGCCCAACTGGTTCCAGCTTTCGGCGGACAAAGTCGTTGACGCCGAAGTGTTGAACGGCGTTTGTTTGCTGCTGCGGATCGCGTGTTTGCAGCAAATCGGATTGTTTGACGAAAACATCTTTATGTACATCGAAGATGCCGATATGGATTACCGCGCGCGGCAATTTGGCTGGAAGGTGCAATACGTTCCAGTGGAAAGCGTCATCCACCTGCAAAAACAGGAAGGGTACGATATGACCGGCGAAGTGAGTTTTCTGCTCAAACGGAATTCGGTCTATTACCTTTGGAAAATCGGGAAACGGTTGGACGCGGTGACGACGGCTCTTTCGTTTGTCCTGCTGCTGCTCATCCGTGGATTGTTCAAGCGGGATTTTGCCCGTCATCGCCACTTGAGCCTGAGGCTCGCCAAAGCCTGTTTCAACATCTTCCGCCATAAACGCGATTCCGAATTTGGCCTCCCCTTTACTCGTCGCGAGTTCAATTAAAGCCCGATTGCGCCGGGAACAATTTCGGCCGTCGCCATCGTAATCCGGTCGAACCCATTGTTCCAAAATCAGGCGATCAAGCTTATGGATAACTTTCTGAACAGCAATGATTGGCCGCCGAATCGGAAGGGATTCTTTGGCTTGCCGCGCACAGCGCGAATGGCGGTTTACCTGCCCGTCATTGCGGCAGTTTTCTTTTTCGGGCTTCGCCGAATCGAACAGTTCATGACGCATCATCCTGTGCGGTATTCGCCCGGAGCCGAATGGAGACCTCCCGCGAACGGCGAAGACGTTTGGATCAATGTGGCCGATGGCGAGCGCATTCATGGTTGGTTTTTGAAATCCAAAGCCCAACCCGCACTGGCGACGATCCTGCATTGCCATGGCAACGGCGGCAATATCACCAATACAGTCTGGTATGGGCAAGCGCTGGCCGAAGACGGGTTTGATGTATTGCTATTCGATTATCGTGGCTACGGGCGTAGCGATGGCGACGTAACAGATGAATGGGCGCTGGATGCGGACGGCGAAGCCGCGTACAACTATTTGCTCAACGAACGCGGCGTGAAGCCTTCGCAGTTGGTGTTGTACGGAATGTCACTGGGCACAACCGTGGCAATTGATGTGGCTTCGCGCAAACCGGCGGGCGCACTGGTGGTCGAATCCGGTTTGAGTTCGGCGGATGAAATGGGCGCGTATGCGTTGCCGATTTTGCCTGGGTTTTTGCGCATGCTGGCCAAAAACCGGTTTGAATCGGCACACAAAATCGCTAGTGTTCATTGCCCCGTACTGGTTGCGCACGGAACCGACGATCAAACAATTCCGGTTGCACAGGGGCGCAAGCTATTTGCGTCTGCCAACGAACCCAAACAACAGATCATTATTGAAGGCGGAAGCCACAATCTGGCCGGCCCTGGTGGAGATGCATACCGTCATCACATTACGGATTTCATTCACGATGCGATGGCTCGCCAACCAAACTGAGGTTTGCATAAAACTCCACCACACTTTCGGCCAGTCGAATGACTTTCTCCCGCAACGTCAGCGGTTCC contains the following coding sequences:
- a CDS encoding polysaccharide biosynthesis tyrosine autokinase → MTTEEAAALMDLRRDYVYGRGVTVETEQTHLRDYWRIIRRRLWVPISVVIVTVTLATIYNLRLPNIYEGVTQVLLEREDRVVNLKDLQVNMSGDDAQYINTQLKIMQSPDVAFLVAKSLDLEHNSDFLPGYHSVKQGAQTPEALDVTNGEGDDQAAKQRLEGLTDVLLANVDVKPERETRLVNISYRHTNKDLARKIADTWAEAYKTNSFNIRENSNKDANVFLEKNIAAYKLKVQEAEEKLLNYRRNNQILDFGEKENTVSERLVALNQLLLQAETDRKNSQLAYDMSRSVADVTTIPEVQRDPVVQELNKKITELRQQREQLLVEFTPEWPDVKKVEQQLARLEGELRASHQRILTTLENQYRTTMQKEDSLRKSFAQQRAETLQQNEGAITAKMLQQEIDTNRHMLNNLFDSQQGVAVSAAGLLKPTVRITKNSPLPRAPVAPKRAQNILLAALLALLGGIGLVLFLDYINNKIESVEDIDRYMRLPALGVIPVLQGTGKTKRLLGGKAGKELAPAGINNGSVILTQVEANSSIAESYRQLRTALLLSSAGHAPRTLLITSSQPAEGKTTTSVNTAISLAQTGASVLIVDADLRRPRVHKIFGLKNNAGLSNYLAGDGELASLVQIAMPNLYVLPVGPLPPNPAELLGSAKMKNLVEILSTNFDYLVIDSPPVSSFADSLILSSLVEGVIIVVKGGVTPREMAQRTKAHLQSVGAKILGVVINQIKLQPHDYYYYSTYYSRYYYGNGNGEGAAENGSA
- a CDS encoding glycosyltransferase, whose translation is MLKREQITATEISVVIPVHNRLHDLQIVLRALSLQDFPKEKFEVILCDDGSTEAISSCVGWAENLGLNLSYFRQEKRGPASARNLGIRRAAGKIIAMTDNDTLPDRAWLRQLDAALAEAPEAVGVEGRVCAPNELEFFPLGEGPINKSGNVYLTCNCAYRREALVQAGGFDETFPYPAYEDTDLASQLQQFGPILWQPDAVVYHPQRPLTLRAVLKKLTHWEYVLITAFRYGYFAWPQYPTKHPRIRAIALSVIALPLSKLKDAMRCAVAFPAAAAKLFVFGIAECLGALVLVVPKALFINFRSKAIRGRYLD
- a CDS encoding glycosyltransferase family 2 protein; this encodes MPLRNQPLVFIVLLNYKTAAVTRRCLLALKRLTYSNYRILVLDNDSEDGSFHDLAKEFPNLTVIQTGANWGYAGGNNLGIEYAAAQGAEFVLILNPDTTLANPVFLDELVAYLQQHPRVGIAGPKVFFQDTDNIQNTVLFPPGFWRNAVNWCAYRIAPNWFQLSADKVVDAEVLNGVCLLLRIACLQQIGLFDENIFMYIEDADMDYRARQFGWKVQYVPVESVIHLQKQEGYDMTGEVSFLLKRNSVYYLWKIGKRLDAVTTALSFVLLLLIRGLFKRDFARHRHLSLRLAKACFNIFRHKRDSEFGLPFTRREFN
- a CDS encoding alpha/beta hydrolase; its protein translation is MDNFLNSNDWPPNRKGFFGLPRTARMAVYLPVIAAVFFFGLRRIEQFMTHHPVRYSPGAEWRPPANGEDVWINVADGERIHGWFLKSKAQPALATILHCHGNGGNITNTVWYGQALAEDGFDVLLFDYRGYGRSDGDVTDEWALDADGEAAYNYLLNERGVKPSQLVLYGMSLGTTVAIDVASRKPAGALVVESGLSSADEMGAYALPILPGFLRMLAKNRFESAHKIASVHCPVLVAHGTDDQTIPVAQGRKLFASANEPKQQIIIEGGSHNLAGPGGDAYRHHITDFIHDAMARQPN